From Leishmania mexicana MHOM/GT/2001/U1103 complete genome, chromosome 21, a single genomic window includes:
- a CDS encoding putative vacuolar ATP synthase, with amino-acid sequence MKYQIAGVMAAATLFGGAAAVSCSDKYPPSSAFFGSMGCACALIFANLGSAYGTAKSGVGVAHLGILHADRIMRGIVPVVMAGILGIYGLIVSVIINNNISAEDNSYSAFSGYLHFGAGLAAGLSSLAAGLSIGIAGDASARAYGKQEKIFVAMILMLIFAEALGLYGLIIALLMNNTAGKVTAGCQ; translated from the coding sequence ATGAAGTACCAAATTGCAGGTGTCAtggccgctgccacgctgttcggcggcgccgctgctgtgtcgTGCAGCGACAAGTACCCGCCCTCGTCCGCCTTCTTCGGTTCGATGggttgcgcgtgcgcgctgatCTTTGCCAACCTGGGTTCTGCCTACGGCACGGCGAAGTCCGGCGTCGGCGTTGCGCACCTGGGCATCCTGCACGCCGACCGCATCATGCGTGGCATTGTTCCGGTGGTCATGGCTGGCATCCTTGGTATCTACGGGCTGATCGTGTCCGTGATTATCAACAACAACATCAGTGCGGAGGACAACTCGTACTCAGCGTTTTCGGGCTACTTGCACTTTGGCGCTGGTCTGGCCGCCGGCCTGTCGTCTCTTGCGGCCGGCCTGTCGATCGGCATTGCGGGCGAcgcgtctgcgcgcgcgtatGGCAAGCAGGAGAAGATCTTTGTCGCCATGATTCTGATGCTGATTTTTGCGGAGGCTCTGGGCCTGTACGGTCTGATCATTGCGCTTCTGATGAACAACACGGCTGGGAAGGTGACTGCCGGTTGCCAGTGA
- a CDS encoding putative vacuolar ATP synthase produces MKYQIAGVMAAATLFGGAAAVSCSDKYPPSSAFFGSMGCACALIFANLGSAYGTAKSGVGVAHLGILHADRIMRGIVPVVMAGILGIYGLIVSVIINNNISAEDNSYSAFSGYLHFGAGLAAGLSSLAAGLSIGIAGDASARAYGKQEKIFVAMILMLIFAEALGLYGLIIALLMNNTAGKVTAGCQ; encoded by the coding sequence ATGAAGTACCAAATCGCAGGTGTCAtggccgctgccacgctgttcggcggcgccgctgctgtgtcgTGCAGCGACAAGTACCCGCCCTCGTCCGCCTTCTTCGGTTCGATGggttgcgcgtgcgcgctgatCTTTGCCAACCTGGGTTCTGCCTACGGCACGGCGAAGTCCGGCGTCGGCGTTGCGCACCTGGGCATCCTGCACGCCGACCGCATCATGCGTGGCATTGTTCCGGTGGTCATGGCTGGCATCCTTGGTATCTACGGGCTGATCGTGTCCGTGATTATCAACAACAACATCAGTGCGGAGGACAACTCGTACTCAGCGTTTTCGGGCTACTTGCACTTTGGCGCTGGTCTGGCCGCCGGCCTGTCGTCTCTTGCGGCCGGCCTGTCGATCGGCATTGCGGGCGAcgcgtctgcgcgcgcgtatGGCAAGCAGGAGAAGATCTTTGTCGCCATGATTCTGATGCTGATTTTTGCGGAGGCTCTGGGCCTGTACGGTCTGATCATTGCGCTTCTGATGAACAACACGGCTGGGAAGGTGACTGCCGGTTGCCAGTGA